Proteins from a genomic interval of Blastocatellia bacterium:
- a CDS encoding helix-turn-helix transcriptional regulator yields the protein MDHSQEVESLPKYVQRVMKERGLNPKDVERRSGGKIVDAYITKIVRGRTKYPSVVKLQALAEGLGVDEEELFRVARGVPLKGKKGGELWPGPVLVKAMERIIASPELTRAVQTLLSLKPAKLKAIVALIESNKE from the coding sequence ATGGACCACTCTCAAGAAGTGGAATCACTCCCAAAGTATGTACAACGGGTGATGAAGGAAAGGGGTCTCAATCCCAAAGACGTTGAAAGACGAAGCGGCGGCAAGATTGTTGACGCTTACATCACCAAAATCGTAAGAGGCAGAACGAAATACCCTTCTGTTGTAAAGCTCCAAGCTCTTGCCGAAGGCTTGGGCGTTGACGAAGAAGAACTGTTCAGGGTAGCTCGCGGCGTCCCATTGAAGGGGAAGAAAGGCGGCGAATTGTGGCCCGGCCCTGTGCTTGTCAAAGCGATGGAGAGGATTATTGCCAGTCCCGAACTGACCCGCGCAGTACAAACGCTTTTATCTTTGAAGCCCGCCAAGCTGAAAGCAATCGTTGCTCTCATTGAGTCCAATAAGGAATAA
- a CDS encoding CHAT domain-containing protein, with translation MIGRKSATQVLQFALWAMSLLPVLALAQSIHSAPTQSDNDLFSVLTAVHSEEESQALLISHRHLITDQLWERLIKEADHAYDTNDSTRSLLIYGIARQSAVELNDRPRLAKSLNRIGFVYLGVGNYKSAKDYAGQSLTLAEALKDNKLSASALLTIGMVSLWQGDHEEAIGHLQRCLVIFKELNERLSMADALVYLGQAHSATGNYVQAFNDYSQAMDIVKGLNERQRLENLLTSIGTLYAEQGDYEKMFDYLDQGLQIAKEINDQLGMATILLNKGIAYREQGEYEMALKFLQDSLKIGEATKSPGFLIYPQTALGSLYQSQGKYGLAADCLNRSLVLAEQVGDRPEAAATLWHLGELHHSQGNDLKAIELADRAAALADRINLPGIGYLALTLKGKAHLALKQPALAQQSLQNAILTIEQLRSQVSGGEPDYQRFFQNRVAPYHTMIDLFVNQNDPAQALDYAERAKARVLLDVLRNGRININKSLSQQEQLEERRLYSEMVALNAQVNAEKSRQPADHTRIEEIETRLQRARSAYEEFQVTLFAAHPELKVKRGLLPPLTMDDAAALIPDARTILLEYVVTNDSTFLFALTRASTRSAKIATKVYSISARRSDLANLVEDFRKMLAANHPGFRQRGGELYNLLVKPVEHLLRGKTTLCIVPDGPLWELPFQALQTPADKYLQELHSLYYAPSLQVLREMRKRAAGLKSSSVSKDRQAESVSTSRLYAIGNPTIGGEALARVQAVRNAPFVSLPETEREVQTIGNEVYGPKASNIHVGSAAREEVVKVEMGKYQVIHFATHGVLNDRSPLYSYLVLATGEHSNEDGLLEAWELMEMDLKAQMVVLSACDTARGHVGAGEGMIGMTWALFVAGVPTTVASQWKVPSETTTRLMVAFHKKAQQMTKAEAWREAALEMIRDPRYRMKPFYWAGFVVVGDGGF, from the coding sequence ATGATAGGTCGTAAAAGTGCAACACAGGTCTTGCAGTTTGCTCTATGGGCTATGTCTTTGCTTCCAGTACTGGCTCTGGCGCAATCCATCCATTCTGCGCCGACGCAGAGTGATAATGATCTGTTCTCGGTGCTGACCGCTGTACACTCGGAGGAAGAGTCGCAGGCTTTACTCATCTCGCATAGACATTTGATCACCGATCAGCTCTGGGAGCGATTGATCAAAGAAGCCGACCATGCATATGACACAAATGACTCGACCAGGTCGTTACTGATTTATGGCATTGCCAGGCAGAGCGCCGTAGAATTGAATGATCGGCCCCGTTTGGCGAAGTCGCTTAATCGAATCGGTTTCGTGTATCTGGGAGTTGGGAATTATAAAAGCGCCAAAGACTATGCTGGGCAGAGCCTGACCCTTGCCGAAGCGTTGAAAGATAATAAGCTGAGCGCCAGCGCGCTTTTAACTATAGGAATGGTGAGCCTGTGGCAGGGAGATCACGAAGAGGCAATAGGCCATTTGCAAAGGTGTCTGGTGATATTCAAGGAGTTGAACGAGCGTCTCTCGATGGCAGACGCCCTCGTCTACCTGGGTCAGGCGCACAGCGCCACCGGCAACTATGTCCAGGCATTCAATGATTACAGCCAGGCTATGGACATAGTGAAGGGATTGAATGAAAGGCAACGGCTCGAAAACCTACTTACCAGCATCGGCACGTTGTATGCGGAGCAAGGCGATTACGAGAAGATGTTCGACTACTTAGACCAGGGCCTGCAAATCGCAAAGGAAATCAATGACCAATTGGGGATGGCCACCATTCTGCTGAATAAGGGCATCGCCTACCGTGAGCAGGGCGAATATGAAATGGCGCTGAAATTCTTACAGGACAGCCTGAAAATAGGGGAAGCAACAAAGTCGCCCGGATTCCTGATCTACCCACAAACCGCGCTTGGGTCGCTCTACCAGTCGCAAGGAAAGTATGGTCTGGCAGCAGACTGTTTGAACCGAAGTCTGGTCCTGGCTGAGCAGGTCGGGGACAGGCCCGAAGCGGCGGCGACATTGTGGCACTTAGGAGAGCTTCATCATTCGCAGGGTAATGATCTGAAAGCCATAGAGTTGGCTGATCGCGCGGCGGCTCTCGCCGACCGGATCAACCTGCCGGGGATCGGTTACCTGGCGCTCACTTTAAAAGGGAAAGCTCATTTGGCCCTTAAGCAACCTGCTCTCGCGCAACAATCTCTACAAAATGCCATCTTGACCATTGAGCAGTTACGCTCGCAAGTCTCCGGTGGCGAACCAGACTATCAGCGATTCTTCCAAAATCGGGTGGCTCCCTACCATACAATGATCGATTTATTCGTCAATCAAAACGACCCGGCCCAGGCGCTCGACTATGCCGAACGCGCCAAGGCCCGTGTATTGCTGGACGTGCTGCGCAACGGGAGAATTAACATCAACAAGTCGCTGAGTCAACAAGAGCAACTCGAAGAACGCCGGCTATACAGCGAGATGGTTGCCCTCAATGCGCAAGTCAACGCCGAGAAGAGCCGCCAGCCAGCAGATCATACTCGCATCGAAGAGATCGAGACGCGCTTGCAAAGAGCGCGCAGTGCATATGAAGAATTTCAGGTCACTTTGTTTGCCGCGCATCCGGAGTTGAAAGTGAAGCGAGGGCTGCTGCCACCCTTGACGATGGATGATGCGGCGGCGCTCATACCTGATGCCCGGACCATCCTGCTGGAATATGTAGTGACCAACGATAGTACCTTTCTATTTGCGCTGACCAGGGCTTCGACAAGATCGGCTAAGATAGCAACCAAGGTTTACTCTATCAGTGCCAGGCGAAGTGATCTGGCCAATCTCGTTGAGGACTTCCGCAAGATGCTTGCCGCCAATCATCCGGGTTTTCGCCAGCGCGGTGGAGAATTGTATAACCTGCTGGTTAAACCTGTAGAACACCTCTTACGGGGGAAGACCACCCTTTGCATTGTCCCTGATGGCCCACTCTGGGAGTTGCCCTTCCAAGCCTTGCAAACACCTGCCGACAAATATTTGCAAGAGCTTCATTCGCTGTACTATGCGCCATCGCTGCAGGTGCTGCGTGAGATGAGGAAGCGGGCGGCGGGCCTCAAGTCTTCTTCTGTCAGTAAAGATAGACAAGCTGAATCGGTTTCAACTTCGCGACTGTACGCCATCGGCAACCCGACCATCGGCGGCGAAGCCCTGGCGCGGGTGCAAGCCGTCAGAAATGCGCCGTTTGTTTCTCTGCCTGAAACCGAAAGAGAGGTGCAGACCATCGGTAACGAGGTCTATGGGCCAAAAGCCAGCAACATTCATGTCGGCTCAGCGGCACGTGAGGAGGTGGTAAAGGTAGAGATGGGAAAATACCAGGTTATCCACTTTGCCACGCATGGCGTCCTGAATGATCGCAGCCCGCTGTATTCCTATCTGGTGCTTGCCACCGGTGAGCATTCAAACGAGGATGGCCTGCTTGAAGCCTGGGAGTTGATGGAAATGGACCTGAAGGCTCAGATGGTTGTGTTATCCGCGTGCGATACGGCCAGAGGGCACGTCGGCGCGGGGGAAGGCATGATCGGAATGACCTGGGCGCTGTTTGTGGCGGGCGTGCCGACGACGGTCGCCAGCCAATGGAAAGTGCCATCCGAAACGACCACTCGATTGATGGTGGCTTTTCATAAGAAAGCGCAGCAGATGACCAAAGCAGAAGCATGGCGCGAGGCGGCACTCGAGATGATCAGAGATCCCCGCTATCGCATGAAACCATTCTACTGGGCGGGCTTTGTTGTAGTCGGAGACGGCGGGTTTTAG
- a CDS encoding sigma-70 family RNA polymerase sigma factor, which yields MTEHAEARIKNILMARLHAYFNNYERHPDFEDLYSEVKTKLVTYLEELKAAPTTRPCKDFRSYVAGIAHNACNDYLRQMYPARTRLYKQVRDLLQAHPDFAIWRARDENNKSDWICGFTAWQEVKSASKAAGWLQEVYENPQTLIEALAQDTHIQLMELDDLLAAIFNQVGEPVGVDDLVSVIADIKGIRDLPALSFDSDEDDLAQNLSDARIRIDSILEMREPLARVWEGLCQLPRDEFKVYILYAHDTGGEDLITLFLAAKIVTAAQVAESLDLSIEQFQELWFNRLPLDNESIAKELNIKIERVYKLRFQAGKRLKNFLANTNKSLNR from the coding sequence TTGACCGAGCATGCAGAAGCGCGGATTAAGAATATTCTCATGGCGCGCCTGCATGCCTATTTCAATAATTACGAGCGTCACCCTGATTTCGAAGACCTCTATAGCGAGGTCAAAACCAAATTGGTGACTTATCTGGAAGAGCTTAAGGCCGCTCCCACGACCCGCCCCTGTAAGGATTTTCGCAGTTATGTTGCCGGCATCGCTCATAATGCCTGCAATGACTATTTGCGGCAGATGTACCCGGCGCGAACTCGACTCTATAAACAGGTTCGTGACCTACTCCAAGCCCATCCGGATTTCGCCATCTGGAGAGCCAGAGATGAAAACAACAAGAGCGACTGGATCTGTGGATTCACCGCCTGGCAAGAGGTGAAAAGTGCATCCAAAGCCGCCGGCTGGCTGCAAGAGGTTTACGAGAATCCACAGACCCTCATCGAAGCATTGGCTCAAGATACCCATATTCAACTCATGGAGCTTGATGACTTGCTGGCCGCCATCTTCAATCAAGTCGGCGAGCCCGTCGGCGTCGATGACCTCGTTAGTGTCATCGCTGACATCAAAGGCATCCGAGACCTGCCAGCGCTTTCCTTCGACAGCGACGAAGATGACCTGGCGCAGAACCTGTCTGATGCGAGGATACGCATAGACTCGATCCTGGAGATGCGTGAGCCGTTGGCGAGGGTTTGGGAAGGGCTTTGCCAGTTGCCGCGTGATGAATTCAAAGTCTATATCCTTTATGCCCACGATACGGGCGGAGAAGATCTGATCACTCTTTTTCTGGCAGCTAAAATAGTGACGGCGGCGCAGGTCGCCGAGTCACTCGATCTGTCCATTGAGCAATTTCAAGAGCTTTGGTTCAATAGATTGCCACTTGATAATGAAAGCATCGCCAAAGAACTGAATATCAAGATCGAGCGGGTTTACAAACTCCGTTTCCAGGCCGGCAAGCGCCTGAAGAATTTTCTCGCCAACACAAATAAAAGTTTGAACCGGTAG
- a CDS encoding sigma-54 dependent transcriptional regulator → MAQSWRVLQAAKDSYSISINPIIKLARCVTTEETLEYLAGIVMSRGIILRGIRLLRPGLNREWKPREISPITTGFCELEARVEGGQTRLVLMLAGSIGPDIHGEIESAAYMAAQRVELCERKLWTEHGKPAEPSTPEMTNIIGDSGPMQALKRSIKSAADCNATTLIIGESGTGKELVARAIHNLGARANKPFVAINCGAFAEALLESELFGYLKGAFTGALVNRKGLFEAANGGTIFLDEVGEMPLAMQVKLLRVLQERKVRPIGAHHEIDVDVRVIAATNKDLRREVAEKRFREDLYYRLHVLAIRMPSLRERRTDIFSLVPHFLKVTQQKMQHTSPIEIEEAALHALSAYHWPGNVRELENMLERLVAQTGAGGVITVEQVNSEVHIIQGAATAGDEIEYIAVLRAGEPLDDHFNRQQLNIYELVRAHVGGNHSQAARWLGIERTALYHRLERARQRTGS, encoded by the coding sequence ATGGCACAAAGCTGGAGGGTGCTGCAAGCAGCTAAGGATTCTTACTCAATCTCCATCAACCCAATCATCAAGCTGGCGCGATGTGTGACCACCGAAGAAACTTTAGAGTATTTGGCGGGGATCGTGATGAGCAGAGGCATTATCCTGCGCGGCATCCGACTCCTGCGTCCTGGCTTAAACCGTGAATGGAAACCGCGAGAGATTTCACCGATAACTACAGGGTTCTGCGAGCTCGAAGCGCGTGTTGAGGGTGGGCAGACCCGCCTTGTCTTGATGCTCGCAGGAAGTATCGGTCCGGATATTCACGGCGAGATCGAGAGCGCCGCCTACATGGCGGCGCAGCGGGTTGAGTTATGCGAACGGAAATTGTGGACGGAGCACGGGAAGCCGGCAGAACCATCAACTCCTGAAATGACTAACATCATCGGCGACTCAGGGCCGATGCAGGCACTAAAACGTTCAATCAAATCGGCAGCCGACTGCAATGCAACAACGCTCATCATTGGGGAATCAGGAACCGGGAAGGAGCTTGTGGCGCGCGCCATCCATAATCTTGGCGCGCGGGCAAATAAGCCATTTGTCGCGATCAACTGCGGAGCCTTCGCAGAAGCGCTGCTTGAATCCGAGCTTTTCGGTTACTTAAAGGGAGCCTTCACCGGCGCGCTTGTGAATCGCAAGGGGCTGTTTGAAGCGGCTAATGGAGGGACAATCTTCCTCGACGAGGTTGGCGAGATGCCGCTTGCCATGCAGGTGAAATTACTTCGTGTTTTGCAGGAACGAAAAGTCCGGCCCATCGGCGCGCACCATGAAATCGACGTTGATGTGCGGGTCATCGCAGCAACCAATAAAGACCTCCGGCGTGAGGTGGCCGAAAAAAGGTTCCGTGAAGATCTTTATTACAGGTTGCATGTTCTAGCCATCCGCATGCCCTCACTGAGGGAACGCCGTACAGACATTTTCTCGCTCGTTCCGCATTTTCTCAAAGTAACCCAACAAAAGATGCAACACACATCGCCGATTGAAATCGAGGAAGCTGCACTACACGCTTTATCTGCTTATCACTGGCCGGGTAACGTAAGAGAATTAGAGAATATGCTCGAACGATTGGTCGCCCAGACTGGCGCAGGCGGAGTCATCACAGTTGAGCAAGTGAATAGCGAAGTCCACATTATCCAAGGGGCTGCAACTGCCGGAGATGAAATCGAATACATCGCTGTATTGCGCGCCGGCGAACCGCTCGACGACCATTTCAATCGCCAGCAACTGAATATCTATGAGCTCGTGCGCGCGCATGTCGGAGGGAATCACTCACAAGCGGCACGCTGGCTTGGGATAGAACGTACGGCACTCTATCATCGACTGGAACGCGCACGGCAGCGAACAGGTAGCTGA
- a CDS encoding alpha/beta fold hydrolase — MKMLLNVLVAFILAAHFTVAAQSNEIAPGDNLVVEGVPKIPAALAESTSRYTHFRYGYLASWHPTRREMLISTEFGETPQIHTLKFPGGARTQLTFFPDYVSGGIYQPKKGGCFIFTKDSNGDELNQLYRYDMATGEITLLTDGKSRNESPVWSNSGEWLMYGSTRRNGTDMDLYVVNPLDPKSNRMLAQLEGGFWIPYDWSPDDRKALIYQHISANENNLWVIDVKTGEKSLLTPKEGNKQTAYWLAQFSKDGKGVYITTDRDSEFQRLAYIDLATRQYKVLTDRIQADIDEFDLSSDGKTLAFVSNEDGIGRLHLLDLETCGEKLAPKLPTGVVSGIKWHPNGRELGFAFTSARYPTDVYSFDSQTGKLERWTFSETGGINTESFSEAELIRWKSFDARMISGFLYRPPAKFSGKRPVLIGLHGGPQVQTRPTFAGRVNYYLNELGVAVIYPNVRGSSGYGKTFLKLDDGLRREDAHKDIGALLDWIKTQPDLDADRVMVFGESYGGYLALAVAANYSDRLRAVHSIVGPSNLVTYLENSDSWVRELQRVEYGDERDPKMRAFLESIAPLNNAQKIKTPLFVVQGKNDSLVPPTESEQIVRAVRKNGVPVWYLAANDEGHGFVKKKNRDYQFYATVLFMKEYLLK, encoded by the coding sequence ATGAAAATGCTTTTGAATGTTTTAGTTGCCTTCATTTTAGCTGCACATTTCACCGTTGCCGCACAAAGCAATGAGATTGCTCCAGGCGACAATCTGGTCGTGGAAGGCGTTCCAAAAATACCGGCAGCACTCGCAGAATCAACGAGCCGCTATACCCACTTCCGCTATGGCTATCTGGCGAGTTGGCACCCGACCAGGCGGGAGATGCTGATCAGCACCGAATTCGGCGAGACACCGCAGATCCACACGCTAAAATTCCCTGGCGGCGCGCGCACGCAACTCACCTTCTTCCCGGATTACGTCAGTGGCGGCATCTACCAGCCGAAGAAAGGCGGCTGCTTCATTTTCACCAAAGATTCGAACGGCGATGAGCTCAATCAGCTCTATCGCTATGACATGGCCACAGGCGAGATCACGCTGCTGACCGACGGCAAATCGCGAAATGAATCTCCCGTGTGGTCAAACTCCGGCGAGTGGCTCATGTACGGCTCGACGCGGCGCAACGGCACGGACATGGACTTGTATGTCGTTAACCCGCTTGATCCAAAGAGCAACCGGATGCTAGCGCAATTGGAAGGCGGGTTCTGGATTCCTTATGACTGGTCACCGGACGACCGCAAGGCGCTCATCTACCAGCATATTTCCGCCAATGAAAATAATCTCTGGGTCATTGACGTGAAGACCGGCGAGAAGAGTCTCCTCACTCCGAAAGAAGGCAACAAGCAGACTGCTTATTGGCTCGCTCAGTTCAGCAAGGACGGCAAAGGCGTCTATATCACGACGGATCGGGATTCGGAGTTTCAGCGGCTCGCCTATATTGATCTCGCCACCCGGCAATACAAGGTATTGACCGACCGCATCCAAGCCGACATCGATGAATTCGACCTCTCGTCGGATGGGAAAACCCTGGCCTTCGTCAGCAATGAAGACGGCATCGGTCGCCTGCATCTGCTCGACCTTGAGACATGCGGAGAAAAGCTAGCACCCAAGCTGCCGACCGGTGTCGTATCTGGAATCAAGTGGCACCCGAATGGGCGCGAGCTTGGCTTCGCTTTTACCTCGGCTCGGTATCCGACCGACGTTTATTCGTTCGACAGTCAGACTGGTAAATTAGAGCGCTGGACCTTCAGCGAAACGGGCGGCATTAACACGGAGAGCTTCTCAGAGGCGGAACTCATTCGCTGGAAGAGCTTCGATGCGCGGATGATCTCTGGATTCCTCTACCGCCCGCCAGCAAAGTTCAGCGGCAAGCGTCCGGTGCTCATCGGCCTGCACGGCGGGCCGCAGGTGCAGACGCGACCGACCTTTGCCGGCAGGGTCAACTATTATCTGAACGAACTGGGGGTTGCGGTCATCTACCCGAACGTGCGCGGCTCGTCGGGTTACGGCAAAACTTTCCTGAAGCTTGACGACGGGTTGCGGCGCGAGGATGCACATAAGGACATCGGCGCGTTGCTCGATTGGATTAAGACGCAGCCAGACTTGGATGCCGACCGGGTCATGGTCTTCGGCGAAAGCTACGGCGGGTATCTGGCGCTCGCCGTGGCAGCGAACTATAGCGACCGCCTGCGCGCCGTCCACTCCATTGTGGGACCGTCGAACTTGGTCACCTACCTGGAAAATTCGGACAGTTGGGTGAGAGAGCTTCAGCGAGTCGAATACGGCGATGAACGAGACCCGAAGATGCGGGCGTTCTTAGAGAGCATTGCACCACTGAACAACGCGCAGAAAATCAAGACACCTCTCTTCGTCGTTCAGGGTAAGAATGATTCGTTGGTCCCGCCGACCGAGTCGGAACAGATCGTCCGTGCCGTCAGGAAAAATGGCGTGCCAGTCTGGTATTTGGCGGCAAATGATGAGGGGCACGGCTTCGTCAAAAAGAAAAACCGGGACTATCAGTTCTACGCCACCGTGCTTTTCATGAAAGAGTATCTGCTGAAATGA
- a CDS encoding helix-turn-helix domain-containing protein, translating to MAEEMTTPEAARFLGVTPPHIRLLFYKKVLRGEKRGRDLWITMESLEAYQKNRRPAGRPEGTISQEPSENKRGEREREYQREYKRKLRKGQRQGQSTGKTAGGVGKKGRSSKKG from the coding sequence ATGGCTGAAGAAATGACGACGCCTGAAGCTGCCCGATTCCTCGGCGTCACTCCTCCTCACATCCGGCTGCTGTTCTACAAAAAAGTGCTGAGAGGTGAGAAGCGAGGCCGCGACTTGTGGATCACGATGGAATCGCTCGAAGCGTACCAGAAGAATCGGCGACCGGCAGGCCGGCCCGAAGGAACAATCTCACAGGAGCCATCGGAGAACAAACGGGGAGAACGGGAACGCGAATACCAGCGTGAATACAAGCGCAAGTTGCGAAAGGGCCAGCGACAGGGTCAGAGTACAGGCAAGACCGCTGGCGGAGTTGGTAAGAAGGGGCGCAGCAGCAAGAAGGGCTAA
- a CDS encoding PIN domain-containing protein codes for MDIKALPAATPCLVDANIFIYHLADLSDECTEFIERVGRYEVQAFITTTIIAEVLHRRMMAEALAKKFITSGQPLKKLKANAALITGLGDYITEVEKLLRLPFQVIEVTTADISASHALRLAHGLFVNDSISLACALRFGISDVITHDADFGRVPAIHLWEPTDV; via the coding sequence GTGGATATTAAAGCCCTCCCCGCAGCGACGCCCTGCTTGGTTGATGCCAACATCTTCATCTACCACCTCGCCGACCTGTCGGATGAATGTACGGAATTTATTGAGCGAGTCGGACGCTATGAAGTCCAAGCTTTCATTACCACCACGATCATCGCTGAGGTCTTGCACCGGCGTATGATGGCTGAAGCGCTGGCGAAGAAATTCATCACGTCTGGACAGCCTCTGAAAAAACTGAAGGCCAACGCGGCGCTGATCACCGGGTTGGGCGATTATATTACGGAGGTCGAGAAGCTCTTACGACTGCCCTTCCAAGTCATTGAAGTGACGACTGCGGACATCTCAGCGAGCCACGCCTTGCGCTTGGCGCATGGTCTCTTCGTGAACGACTCGATTAGCTTGGCTTGTGCACTCAGGTTTGGCATTTCTGACGTGATTACTCATGATGCTGACTTTGGACGCGTGCCGGCGATTCATCTGTGGGAGCCAACCGATGTCTGA